Sequence from the Catenuloplanes indicus genome:
CCCGGCCATCGCACCGGCCGCGGCCGCCACCCGGCGTCGCGTCGTCCGCGCTCGGGCACGCGCCTGACGCGCCTGGAAGGCCGCTCGTTCATTCGCCTTCGGAAATGGTTCGTCCGGCACCGGGACACCGAGGAACGCGCAGAGCGGCTCCCACCCGTCCCGGACCTCGAACACCAGCAGGCGTTCGGCCGCGACATGCGTCCGTACCGCATCGGTATGTCCCCGAAACGCGGCGACGGCACGGTCCCGGTCGGCGAACCGGCCGCCTTCGCGATCGCGCACCAGGTGCTGGACCTCGTCGAGCGCCGCCGCCCGACGCCATGGGAGCCGGAATCGCGGCGCCGAGGTCAGCGCCCGACCGATCGTCCCGGCCGCGCTCTCGTACCAGGTTTCCGGCTCACGCACGGTGAGGATGACCTTCGCCGCCGGGTAGGCGTCGACGAGATGCCGCCAGAAGGCGGTGCCCGGCGAGCCGACACTGGACCGGTAGCCAGCGAAGATCCGCTCCCATTCGGCGGCCTCCGGGTTACGCGCCGCCTCCGCCCAGTCCTCGGCACGCCACGGTTCGCCGTTGAGCACCCGCATGTGGTAGCACGGTCCGTAGCCGA
This genomic interval carries:
- a CDS encoding sulfotransferase family protein is translated as MSLDVIGVGFLRTGTTSLMLALERLGYGPCYHMRVLNGEPWRAEDWAEAARNPEAAEWERIFAGYRSSVGSPGTAFWRHLVDAYPAAKVILTVREPETWYESAAGTIGRALTSAPRFRLPWRRAAALDEVQHLVRDREGGRFADRDRAVAAFRGHTDAVRTHVAAERLLVFEVRDGWEPLCAFLGVPVPDEPFPKANERAAFQARQARARARTTRRRVAAAAGAMAGAGLAIWAVGRGVRAGRG